The window GCCCCGCGAAGGACGCCTCGGCGGCCTCGTGCAGCGACGGCCTGGAATAGTCGAGGCGCTCGGTACGGAACATGATGCCGTACATGCCGGGATGAGCCTGGGCGTAGGCGACATAGGCTTTCGGCCGCGCCAGCGCGCGCTCGAGCGGGGTGGTGGCGCTGTCAGAGGACGAGGCCATCGCCGCATTGAACTGGCGGAAGCCGACCGCCGCGAGCTCACTGAGAAGCCCGGTGAGGTCACCGAAATGATGGGTAGGCGCCGCATGCGAGACCCCCGCTTCGCGCGCCACCGCGCGCAATGTCAGGCCCGCGAGCCCGTCCCGCTCCAGCACCCGCTCGGCGGCCTGGAGCAGCGCCTCGCGCAGCGCGCCGTGATGATAGGGCGCCTCTGACTTGACGCTCGCCGGTCGTCGCGCGGGACGCGCCGGCGCACTCGCCTTTTTTGCGGTGCGCGCACCGCGCGCAGTTTCTGTCCTGATTTCGCTCTTGCCCATCGGCCAGCTATAGGACGCCATATTGACAGTGTAAAGATTTCGCTTGACCAAGCCCCCTCACACGGCTATTTCATCTTTACGATGTAAAGATAAGGAGGGATACGCCGTGCAGCAGGACGCCGTTGCCGAACGCCGCCACAACCTCGGTCCGATCCCATTCGAGGCCGACGCGCCCTTCCTGAAAATCATCGGTGAATTGCCGCGCGACCTGAACGGCACGCTCTATCGCAATGGCCCCAACCCGCAGTTCGACTCGCCTGGCGCGCACTGGTTCGTCGGCGACGGCATGCTGCACGCCTTTCATCTCGAGAATGGCCGCGCCAGTTATCGCAACCGCTGGATCCGCACGCCGAAATGGCTGGCCGAGCACGATGCCGGCCGCGCGCTGTTCGGCGGCTTCGGCCGCAAGCTGCCGGATGCGCCGGCGAACCTGACCGATGGCGGGGTTGCGAATACCAACATCATCTTCCATGCCGGCAAGCTGCTTGCGCTGGAGGAAGCGCATCTCCCGACCGAGATCGAACCGGGCACGCTCGCAACGCGCGGCTATCACAATTATCACGGCCGCGTCGCCGGCAGCTTCACGGCGCATCCCAAGATCGATCCCCTCACGGGCGAGCTGGTGTTCTTCGGCTACAACGCCGCGGGACCGCTGACGCCTGCCCTCTCCTACGGGTCGATCGACGCGTCCGGCAAGGCGACGCGCTTCGAACGATTCGAGGCGCCCTATGCCAGCATGGTGCACGACTTCATCGTCACCGAGAATCATGTGCTGTTTCCGATCCTGCCCATCACCGGCAGCATGGAGCGCGCGATGAGCGGCCGGCCGCCCTACGCCTGGGAGCCGGACAAGGGCGCCTATGTCGGCGTGATCAAGCGCAAGGGCAGCGCGAAGGACATCGTCTGGTTTCGCGCTGAAGCCTGCTACGTCTTCCACGTCATGAATGCGTGGGAG of the Bradyrhizobium sp. WSM1417 genome contains:
- a CDS encoding TetR/AcrR family transcriptional regulator, which encodes MGKSEIRTETARGARTAKKASAPARPARRPASVKSEAPYHHGALREALLQAAERVLERDGLAGLTLRAVAREAGVSHAAPTHHFGDLTGLLSELAAVGFRQFNAAMASSSDSATTPLERALARPKAYVAYAQAHPGMYGIMFRTERLDYSRPSLHEAAEASFAGLANAVGMMRQEQISGDALTLNQGAAIARAWSMVHGFTMLLLDGRLEDILGRLPEGTTPERLLEAMLMSPVTGKPPGP
- a CDS encoding carotenoid oxygenase family protein, which gives rise to MQQDAVAERRHNLGPIPFEADAPFLKIIGELPRDLNGTLYRNGPNPQFDSPGAHWFVGDGMLHAFHLENGRASYRNRWIRTPKWLAEHDAGRALFGGFGRKLPDAPANLTDGGVANTNIIFHAGKLLALEEAHLPTEIEPGTLATRGYHNYHGRVAGSFTAHPKIDPLTGELVFFGYNAAGPLTPALSYGSIDASGKATRFERFEAPYASMVHDFIVTENHVLFPILPITGSMERAMSGRPPYAWEPDKGAYVGVIKRKGSAKDIVWFRAEACYVFHVMNAWEDGDRIIADVMQFEEAPLFPHPDGRPTDPEKSRARHCRWTFDLSGDTDRFQQSYLDDLTGEFPRIDDRRAGLRSRHGWYAYANPKLPMFGALSGVVHVDGNGKRLGHYLLPAGDTISEPVFVERSKDAAEGDGWLLAVVWRARENRSDLAVFNAGDVEAGPVALVQLGHRVPDGFHGNWVGAT